In Candidatus Palauibacter scopulicola, the sequence CGGGTCCGGATTCGAGTTCCAGACCATGAACGCCTCGGCCTCGAAATTCTGGTTCCCGAACAGGCTGTTGGTCCGGTAGTCGAGGTCCGCGCCCAGCGTGTGCCGGTCCGCCGGCAGGAAGCCGTCCGCGTCGGCCGCGGTGCTCCGCCGCGTGTAGATGGCGCCGATGGCCGACTGCTCGAAAATGGGGACCCGGGCCCGCGCCACCGTGAAGGCCTCCCTCGCGAACCGTATGAAGTCCGCGGGATCCGGTTCGGCCCCGTTCGCGAGGGCATCCTCCGGGGCGTACGAGTGGGCGCCCGTGCCCATCTGGTAGAAGCCGAGGTCGACGCCGTTGAGCTGGCCCGTGAGGCGAAGCCCGTAGTCGATGGGGATCTGCTGGCCGCCCTCGATCCCGATCCGCCGCGAGAAGAAGGGCTGCGGGCCGCTGCGCGGGGCGAACGTGAACACGCTCGAACCCTCGAGGAAGAAGTCGCGCCGCTCCGGGAAGCGGAGCGGGAAGCGCGTGAGATTGACGCGGCGCTGGTCGCTCTCCACCTCGGCGAAGTCGGTGTTGACGCTGAAGGAGGCGCGCAGGCTCGGCGTCACGCTGTAGTTGAGGTCGAGGCTCACGTCGCGCGGGAACGTCGTCGGATCCGCGTTGCCGGGCGTGTTGCGCCAACTGCCGATGCCCGAGGCCACCGCTTCCAGGCCGATGCCCTGGGAGAGGCCTTCGAGTCCGGTGAGTTCGCCCGCGAACACGAGGCGGTTCAGGCCCTCGTTCCGCCCGTACCCGCGCCACAGGATCTCCTCGTTGTTGCGCCGGATCGAGCGCAGGAAGTTGATGCCCCAGTTCTCGCCGTTGGGGACGAAGTTGAGGGTGCGGAAGGGGATCCGGATCTCCGCGGACCACCCGTCGGGACGGCGCGCGGTACGCACCTCCCAGATGCCGTCCCACGAGCGGTTCACGCCGCCGAATCCGCCGCCGCCGCCCGGCCCTCCCCCGCCGGTGCCCGTGATGAGTCCGTCGCTGAGGGCGCCGGCCGCGTTGGTCTCGAAGTGGTAGCCGGTGCGGCCGTCCCCGAACGTGTCGAGCACCCAGGCGAACCGGTCGTCCGTGAACAGGAACGCGTCGCGCGCGCGCTGCCGGGCGAGGATCTCGTCGGGCTCGTCGAACAGGATGGCCGCGATATAGAGGTTGTCGCGGTCGTAGGCGACGCGGACTTCGGTGGGGTGCGACGGGGGGCCGCCCTCGATGGGCTCGCGCTGCCGGAAGTCGCCGATCGCCTCGGTGCGGCTCCAGACCGATTCCTCGACGCGGCCATCGAGGTCGATGCGCTCATCGGAGGTCAGCCGCGTGGCCTGTATGACGGAGCCGTCGCCCTCCTGAGCCGCGACGTCGCGCACTCCGCAGGGGAGAAGTACGGCAAGGGCAATTCCTGGCCCCAGGAGCCGCCGAACGTGTCTCTGGCGTGTCATCGGTGTCCGCTGTATCCGCGTCGATCCCGGGTAGTGGCCGGCTGCTCGCGGCCGGGTGGTGGTCGACTTTTTTCGACCGTGTTCAAGGGAGGTTCAGATAGACGACACGCGCGTCTCGGGCAGGGTTGAATCGGGCAGGGTTGAATCGGGCAGGGTTGAATCGGGCAGGGTTGAATCGGACAGGGCTGAATCGAGCGGGGGCGACGGTCGGCCGGGACGAACCGGGACGGGCCGGATGGCGAACCGGCCGGGTCAGGTGACGATGATGCGGGCGCCGACCATGATGCTCGGGTGGGTGGCGCAGTAATACACGTAGGTGCCGGCCACGCTCGGCGTGACCGTGAAGGTGTCGTTGTGGCTCATCGTGCGGCTGTCGAAGGCCCGCGCGCCGGAGGGGACATCGGTCGACGTCACCGTGTGCGGGTTCGCGCCGACGTGCCGCCAGCCCACCGTCTCGCCGCTCCGGATCGTCACCTCCGCGTCGCCGTTGCGGCGTCCCGCCGGGTCGACGAAGGCGTTGTCCTCGATGTTCACGGTCACGTTCGCGCCCGGCACGGGACCGGGCGGCGGGGGCGGCGGCGCGGGCGGCGGCTCCGGCGGTGGACTCCCGGGCCCGGCGCCGTCTCCGCAGGCGGCCACGGCGAGCACGCCGGAAAGGGCGGCAACGAACTCGCGACGTCTCAAATGATCATCTCCGCATCATCCCGGTGCCCAGGCCCCTCGCCGAGCGCATTCGGGGCCTTGCGAAACCCGATCGATCTTCGTGCGTACTATGTTCTCGTACAGTGCCGGGGTCGCCGGACGGGGTTCCGCGCCCCGCCCCGGCCTCCGCGGTCGAGTTGAGTCGGGAGAGATACATGAACGGCAAGAGTTGCAACAGAGTGGCGAGCGCGCTGCTGCTGGCCGGCGCCCTCAACTGGGGATTGATCGGC encodes:
- a CDS encoding DUF5916 domain-containing protein: MTRQRHVRRLLGPGIALAVLLPCGVRDVAAQEGDGSVIQATRLTSDERIDLDGRVEESVWSRTEAIGDFRQREPIEGGPPSHPTEVRVAYDRDNLYIAAILFDEPDEILARQRARDAFLFTDDRFAWVLDTFGDGRTGYHFETNAAGALSDGLITGTGGGGPGGGGGFGGVNRSWDGIWEVRTARRPDGWSAEIRIPFRTLNFVPNGENWGINFLRSIRRNNEEILWRGYGRNEGLNRLVFAGELTGLEGLSQGIGLEAVASGIGSWRNTPGNADPTTFPRDVSLDLNYSVTPSLRASFSVNTDFAEVESDQRRVNLTRFPLRFPERRDFFLEGSSVFTFAPRSGPQPFFSRRIGIEGGQQIPIDYGLRLTGQLNGVDLGFYQMGTGAHSYAPEDALANGAEPDPADFIRFAREAFTVARARVPIFEQSAIGAIYTRRSTAADADGFLPADRHTLGADLDYRTNSLFGNQNFEAEAFMVWNSNPDPAVSRSFQDLSAWGARINFPNDLWSGHVSYREFGDDYSPAVGFVARNDFRRVEPRIGWSPRPAIDWIRQVEVSVQLRNLWEMGSMILEEQELQLNFIDIDFESGDNVSFEAVRTYEFLDRQFEISDGIDIVPGDYTTWDYRLRGRTTSRRPVSVRGGANFGGFWNGDRVRVDLNANFRPNPGINLETGYERNAVYLPQGDFVTNLYRLEGSWDPTPWIGVTNQFQYDDVSRVLGLFMRFRWILKPGNDLFLVYTHNWRNLESGLLDAPDDADPMRWMDLRTLSRGASIKLNYTYRF
- a CDS encoding plastocyanin/azurin family copper-binding protein: MRRREFVAALSGVLAVAACGDGAGPGSPPPEPPPAPPPPPPGPVPGANVTVNIEDNAFVDPAGRRNGDAEVTIRSGETVGWRHVGANPHTVTSTDVPSGARAFDSRTMSHNDTFTVTPSVAGTYVYYCATHPSIMVGARIIVT